The Lepeophtheirus salmonis chromosome 3, UVic_Lsal_1.4, whole genome shotgun sequence genomic interval aTTTGTGGgagagaataaatatttacaatgattTTACTAAGAAGTTGGAGGGATATTTCTGGCCAGGGGCTATCATTATTTATCactttttaagtacatatatatgtagtctggaatgattaattaattaattgattgattCATTAAGAAGGGATATTGATATTTCCATACAATCCTATTGTAGGGAGAGGATTTTTGTGTGTGTTGACTAAAAGTTCGGgcaatcattaatttaattatacgaAGAATctacattctaaaaaaatcacgttGAATGTAATAATTATTGAGGCATTcctatttgtcaaaaagaaaaaaacaccaaaaagactctaataattttttcaaaaaattaaattttttacaaaagaaaaaaataaaaacgaacgtaaatttaaaaaaaaacaaaaagaaaactagATTGTCCCAGCTGCCATGGCATTATGCTGCGCTTGAAAGCTATCCATATGTTTTGAAAGTTCTCTATGGATATGATCCGGAAGGACTCCAACGTTTGAAAAGAGGGATCTTAGAACAGAGAGTTCTTCTTGCAGGAGTTCTACCTTTTTTTTGAAGTCTTTCATTCTCTCGTGCAAGGATTTTAACTCTCTCCTCCGTTTCTCGTGTTCGGATCTTGGCCTTTTCTCGTGATTTCCGAACAGCCACGTTGTTTCTTTCTCGTCGTCTCCTGTACTCATCGCTACATCGCTCACCGATGGCCGTTTTCTTCTTCAGGATTGGAAGGAGGCTGTTGGGAGAACCGAGATTGCTGTTTGGGCTAGAGCTGTGATTGGCATGAATGTATTTGGTGTTTCCTGAGGGATTACTGCTGTTGTTATTGTTAGCGGAGGAGGAAGAGAGTCCTTTAAGAGGGGATCCTCCGTCGCCCATGTAAAGATGAGCTGAGGGTGGCGAAGGGGTCGTGCTGCTCACCGTTCCATTGGAGTAGGGGGCGTTAGAGTTGTTGCCAGAGCTATTGTTGTTATTCCCACTACTGTTGTTGTTGCCGGCGCCACCGTTATAACCGGTTCCTCGTGACCCAAAGTCCCCAGCGGACTCTGCAGGCTCTTGTTTGACACGTATATCATGACCTACTGGATGCGACGATTGATGATTTAGATTAACGTTGGACATGGGTGTATAGGATGCTTGATGCACTGAGCCAGGGACGTAGGCCAATGTGTGCCtcccattattattataataggcGTCAGGATCACCTCCTGTGCCCGGTGAAGAGACCCCAGAGGATCCTCCGAGTGAGTTTGTGGGAGAAGTTCTTTGATGATGATGGTTGGAGTGAGGATGAAGGTGATGATGAGAGTGGTTGGAATGGAGGTTATGGAGATGGTTGGAATGATGAGTGTGGTTAGAGTGAGGATGCCCATAGGCACCGTTGAGGGAGTTGTTGTTGATGAGGTCAACTGCGTTCTTTTTACCATCCATTAGATCTCCAAAAATTGATTCATCCTCAAATTGGGAGTCGTCAATGAGGCCTTGTAGATCCATAGATATATCCGAGGATGTGAGCTCTGTGAGTTGATCATGGCCTCCTCCGGCATTCATGAGGGAATGGTGGTGATTGAGGGGAGGGGAACCAGAATGGAGTTGACGGATTTTTAACATGGAAGAGCTTACACCgttgttattactattattgttCGAGACGGAATGACTGTTGGCACCACTGCTAGGATGATTAATACTGCACTTTATTCCTCCTCCGCCCGTTGAAGTCTCCATAGCATGCAGCAGGAATTATAgtctgataattaattatactcgTTTTCCTCTTgaatatgaatatgtataattgaatattcactTCAACAAATCATCACACAAGAGAAGTTCTTTGTTATTGACGACTACCTTGTTTAATAGACACTGCTtgcttgtacaaaaaaaataaaacactttaaataatttgataaaaatatatgatgttgGACTTTTCTAATCTTccgttctctctctctctctcgagGATTCATCTACGAGACTAAATGAAAAAAGGGgaaatttttctcaactatttttttattttttccgagtccctctttttttttttttaatcattctattttttcccttttttttttttacaagtccTACTATGTATTGGTTGTAAAGTAAGAAGTTGTAGATTTACGCGAAGCGCGCGAtgactttgatttttttcccgtttctttaataataattcataatatgtaatacGCGAGGGGcctttttgatcaaatcaacttttttatacatagtaTACACATCTATATTATACCAGTAAAATGGAAGAATAGTACACTTCACGTTTGAGATCTACAATGTCTTATATAAACACTCAAAACCATTATTCTGATGGGattttccaataataataaaaaaaccacgaCAGCTAATAGTGTAAGGATACTGGGACCCAACACTTGTcacactttttttgtttttctacgagttttttgaacttttacaGCATTATAAAAGGTTGGGCTGGCAAAAGAAAtttagaaatacttcaataattttttgtttactaaagcaaaacaatttttttattacaaaacttgTCACCAAGGCCTTGTATAACTTGATCACTCAATATGGGGACCTTGagtatcaatcacagccttacCACGTCGCCGGAAGGGCTTACAGGAGTAGAAGACAAACTTCTCAGACAACTTGTCAAACACAGCGTCTATGGCAGCCTTCAATGGATCCACATTTGGGCTTGGAGTTTTGTttgtttccctctccaaagggGCCACATCTCTTTGcctcattcttcatcttgggcACCTCAAGAACAAGAGTCCTGGAGCTCTTCATAATGCCCATAATCCTCGccataattgaacaaaaatgtcaaaaaataatctctaaactttactacattaatgataaaattaataattgattaacagtccacgttttgtgTTCCAACCCTGTACATATGTGCATATAAGGGACTATTTGCAAGGGCCCACAAATTTTGCGGTTTTGGTTGTTTTTCTCTTACTTTTCTCTAAGTAAGGAAGAGGTACacttaaagaaaagaaaacaaaaaacctcTTCTTTCACTTTTTATATAGGTGGGCCTGCACGTCTACTTGGAAGGAAGGATCTGCTTTACATTCTTGTAGGCGATTCCTTCCTTCCTCCCTCCCCCCCTTCCTGCTTCTTCCTTCCTTCCGAAATAAACCCTTTTCAAATCACtagaacaaaaacaatttaataaacaCTGAGCTGACAcggtacataatattatattatatattttaagtgaaaACGAAAGTTTTTACATGACGTCAAGAGGCAAGTTGTACCTACTTTTTTCTCTCGTTCCCTTAGGGGAAGCAAGTCGTTCATTCCTTCGTTCCTCCGTGCTCGTTTCTTTAATGTACCtactttatttaaagaaagaaaaaaaccatagcATGAACAATGTGTTGTTTTAtcaactaacaatatatttagaGGCAACAATTTGACGTGCGATTCTCTCAAGTAACAGGAGCAGATAGCCTCTGCCAAAGTTACGTAACAACATCTTCTTCTCCCTTTCTCCATACTACAAAATTACCAAAGCAACCACATTAGCAGTACCACAAGCAGGCATCACTCCTTGCCTCAagctaatgtacatatataaatgaatttctttcatttttttatatatacagagtggtccattaaaat includes:
- the slbo gene encoding LOW QUALITY PROTEIN: uncharacterized protein slbo (The sequence of the model RefSeq protein was modified relative to this genomic sequence to represent the inferred CDS: deleted 1 base in 1 codon) — translated: METSTGGGGIKCSINHPSSGANSHSVSNNNSNNNGVSSSMLKIRQLHSGSPPLNHHHSLMNAGGGHDQLTELTSSDISMDLQGLIDDSQFEDESIFGDLMDGKKNAVDLINNNSLNGAYGHPHSNHTHHSNHLHNLHSNHSHHHLHPHSNHHHQRTSPTNSLGGSSGVSSPGTGGDPDAYYNNNGRHTLAYVPGSVHQASYTPMSNVNLNHQSSHPVGHDIRVKQEPAESAGDFGSRGTGYNGGAGNNNSSGNNNNSSGNNSNAPYSNGTVSSTTPSPPSAHLYMGDGGSPLKGLSSSSANNNNSSNPSGNTKYIHANHSSSPNSNLGSPNSLLPILKKKTAIGERCSDEYRRRRERNNVAVRKSREKAKIRTRETEERVKILARENERLQKKVELLQEELSVLRSLFSNVGVLPDHIHRELSKHMDSFQAQHNAMAAGTI